In Anseongella ginsenosidimutans, one genomic interval encodes:
- a CDS encoding OmpA/MotB family protein has product MKLVYLLAMAVGVSTLSSCGAKKKLLQAENRYSSLDSAYRALQNDLAACEDSSEAYKRQIGSLQQDLTEKKISNDRMVDQLERMSVISNSQAESIQKSLENISGKDAYIRDLQSAISRKDSLTMNLVMNLKGAIGNLDDQDINIKVDKGVVYIDISDKLLFKSGDYKLTGRAPEVLGKVAKVLANQPHIEFMVEGHTDNVPYHQGVLLDNWDLSVKRATTIVRVLQTEYGIPPARMTAAGRSEYVPVATNDTGEGRAANRRTRIVILPELDQFFKLLERS; this is encoded by the coding sequence ATGAAATTAGTGTATTTATTAGCGATGGCCGTGGGCGTTAGCACGCTTTCGTCCTGCGGAGCCAAGAAAAAGCTGCTGCAGGCGGAAAACAGGTATTCCAGCCTGGACAGCGCTTACCGGGCGCTGCAAAATGACCTGGCCGCCTGTGAGGATTCTTCGGAGGCATATAAACGCCAGATCGGAAGCCTTCAGCAGGATCTGACGGAAAAGAAGATCAGCAATGACCGGATGGTCGATCAGCTTGAAAGGATGTCTGTCATATCCAATTCCCAGGCGGAAAGTATTCAGAAATCGCTCGAAAACATCAGCGGCAAAGATGCCTATATCAGGGACCTTCAGTCGGCGATTTCCCGCAAAGATTCGCTTACCATGAACCTGGTGATGAATTTGAAGGGCGCCATTGGCAACCTTGATGACCAGGATATCAACATTAAAGTGGATAAAGGCGTTGTTTATATTGATATTTCCGATAAACTGCTGTTCAAAAGCGGGGATTACAAGCTGACCGGCCGGGCGCCCGAAGTGCTTGGCAAGGTGGCAAAAGTACTCGCCAACCAGCCGCATATCGAATTTATGGTAGAAGGCCATACCGATAATGTGCCGTATCATCAGGGTGTACTGCTGGATAACTGGGATCTTAGCGTGAAACGGGCAACCACGATCGTAAGGGTATTGCAAACCGAATACGGAATTCCCCCGGCACGCATGACCGCCGCCGGACGCAGTGAATACGTCCCGGTTGCCACGAATGATACCGGGGAAGGCCGCGCAGCCAACCGCAGGACCCGTATCGTGATCCTGCCGGAGC